The Betta splendens chromosome 4, fBetSpl5.4, whole genome shotgun sequence genome contains a region encoding:
- the mtfr1 gene encoding mitochondrial fission regulator 1 produces MSNNSARTEMDLVFGSAKPYGSSRSIVRRIATSLPLKPCPRVHFQLYPYTEEAGILIGTRRQNCLVASLADIAWIEKEEEGDEDHFGRPRSGIPPGLVFRGRQPHPGRKPLIRQRSLPSLHQGGHDPQGATLANDEAIQKINALETELAKLRNQIAQIVLAQEKIAQPAATPGAPPQPCSILPPPPPPPPPPPPPPPSLQRSFSAIELIKERRGKKTDGQGVLDSKPTEIPNMLDVLKDMKKVKLRSVKSRPVGDDAKVKSSTPADAAALIAEALKRKFAHRHRHNSEQEDREDPKLPAADLKPQTGGPLFGQHMLKPTGKRKLL; encoded by the exons ATGAGTAACAACTCTGCACGAACTGAAATGGACCTG GTGTTTGGATCAGCCAAACCCTATGGGTCATCCAGAAGTATTGTGAGGAGGATAGCTACTAGTCTTCCTCTTAAACCATGTCCCAGGGTCCATTTTCAG CTCTATCCTTACACTGAGGAAGCTGGAATCCTGATTGGCACTAGGAGGCAGAATTGTCTAGTGGCCTCTCTGGCTGATATTGCCTGGATTgagaaggaagaagagggggaTGAAGACCACTTTGGCAGACCTAG GTCAGGGATACCACCAGGACTCGTATTTCGAGGCCGCCAGCCTCATCCTGGAAGAAAACCCTTAATCCGCCAGAGATCACTTCCCAGCTTACATCAAGGTGGTCATGATCCTCAGGGAGCAACACTTGCAAACGATGAGGCCATTCAGAAGATCAACGCTCTGGAGACCGAACTTGCCAAGCTCAGAAATCAAATAGCACAGATTGTACTGGCTCAGGAAAAGATTGCACAGCCAG CTGCTACCCCAGGGGCACCTCCTCAACCATGCAGCATtctacctccccctcctcctccaccaccaccaccaccacctccacccccaaGTCTCCAACGAAGTTTTTCAGCCATTGAGTTGATAAAAGAGCGCAGAGGGAAGAAGACAGATGGACAGGGTGTTTTGGACTCAAAGCCAACAGAAATCCCCAACATGCTGGATGTGTTGAAGGACATGAAAAAAGTGAAGTTGCGATCAGTCAAAAG TCGTCCGGTGGGAGATGATGCCAAAGTTAAATCCAGCACgcctgcagatgctgcagcactCATCGCTGAGGCCCTGAAGCGCAAGTTTGCCCATCGACATCGACACAATAGTGAACAAGAAGACAGAGAGGATCCCAAACTTCCAGCTGCAGACCTAAAACCTCAAACTGGCGGCCCTTTG TTTGGGCAGCACATGTTGAAACCAACTGGAAAAAGGAAGCTGCTCTGA
- the armc1 gene encoding armadillo repeat-containing protein 1, with protein sequence MSAEVDALTVVNQLRDLAADPLNRRAIVEDQGCLPGLILFLDHPNPQVVYSALLAVRYLAECRANREKMKAELGMMLSLQNVMQKSTSPGETKLLASEIYEILQSAGKEEAEQAEAAAASCRRKAHFFLGSNNKRAKTVVLHIDGLDDPTRRSLCEEALLKIRGVISFTFQMAVKRCVVRIRSDLKAEALGTAINSTKVMKAQQVVKTEDGGELILPFQEDTAVLVEENTDIPDYLPEEESPSQEQDKAVTRVGSITDGMGWLSTAANFLSRSFYW encoded by the exons ATGAGTGCGGAGGTGGATGCATTGACTGTAGTGAACCAGCTGCGAGATCTTGCTGCGGACCCCCTGAACCGAAGAGCGATAGTAGAAGACCAAGGCTGTCTGCCAGGTCTCATCCTTTTTTTGGACCACCCGAATCCACAGGTCGTCTACTCTGCACTATTG GCCGTGCGCTACCTGGCAGAATGTCGAGCGAACAGAGAGAAGATGAAAGCGGAGCTGGGCATGATGCTGAGTTTGCAGAATGTCATGCAGAA GAGTACATCACCTGGAGAAACCAAGCTGCTGGCTTCTGAGATATATGAGATTCTGCAGTCAGCTGGTAAAGAAGAAGCCGAACAggcggaggcagctgctgcctcctgccGGCGTAAAGCCCACTTCTTCCTGGGCTCCAACAACAAGAGGGCCAAAACAGTGGTGTTGCACATCGATGGACTGGATGACCCC aCTCGAAGGAGCCTGTGTGAGGAAGCGCTGTTAAAGATCAGAGGGGTCATCAGTTTCACCTTCCAGATGGCTGTCAAGAGATGTGTTGTCAGGATCCGCTCTGACCTTAAAGCTGAG GCATTAGGCACAGCAATTAACTCCACAAAAGTCATGAAGGCCCAGCAGGTGGTAAagacagaggatggaggagag ctcatCTTGCCATTCCAGGAGGACACTGCGGTGCTGGTAGAGGAGAACACAGACATCCCAGATTACCTGCCAGAGGAGGAAAGTCCATCCCAGGAGCAGGACAAGGCGGTGACACGCGTAGGCTCTATTACAGACGGCATGGGCTGGCTCAGCACGGCCGCCAACTTCCTGTCCCGCTCCTTTTACTGGTGA